One part of the Sphingobacterium sp. LZ7M1 genome encodes these proteins:
- a CDS encoding FAD-dependent monooxygenase, with protein sequence MDVQSEFAIIGAGVAGLTAAIALQNLNREFTLFEQAKEIKGIGAGFGLAANAMQALEYIGIREEVEKIGYYLDSFAILDQKGNILVNPNTSKLSDKYAQKNFAIHRADLHLYLLSKVNQDHIALGKRASHLTQKEGYVEIHFEDGSLHRSKYLIIADGVKSPLRQQLVPTSKPRYAGYSCWRATIDNTELNLNRGSETWGNKGRFGLTPLVNKRIYWYACINGPQQNPTFRGYGVQDLKRQFGNYHQPIQEVLDRTLDSDLIWSDIIDIKPLKNFAFGNILIIGDAAHACTPNMGQGACQAMEDVAVLHQELQKQQPVGQAFLSFENRRLSRTKYITDTSKLIGDFAQWENKFLISVRNNLMKIMPDSMNQKALIKLFKEDFMK encoded by the coding sequence ATGGATGTACAAAGTGAATTTGCCATTATTGGAGCTGGGGTTGCCGGACTTACCGCAGCCATTGCTCTACAAAACCTAAACCGTGAATTCACTCTTTTTGAACAAGCCAAAGAAATCAAAGGTATCGGGGCTGGATTTGGCTTAGCAGCCAATGCCATGCAAGCCCTAGAATATATCGGAATCCGTGAGGAAGTCGAAAAGATCGGTTATTACCTAGATTCCTTTGCTATCCTTGACCAAAAAGGAAATATCCTCGTCAACCCAAACACCAGTAAATTATCCGATAAATACGCGCAAAAGAATTTTGCTATCCATCGCGCCGATTTACATCTCTACCTCTTATCAAAAGTAAATCAAGATCACATTGCTCTTGGCAAGAGAGCAAGTCATTTGACCCAAAAAGAGGGTTATGTGGAAATACATTTTGAAGATGGAAGTTTGCACAGGAGCAAATACCTCATCATTGCTGATGGTGTCAAATCGCCCCTGCGACAACAGCTCGTCCCAACTTCAAAACCGAGATATGCTGGTTATAGCTGTTGGCGAGCGACAATAGACAACACGGAACTCAACCTGAACAGAGGATCGGAGACTTGGGGAAATAAAGGCCGATTTGGTCTAACACCACTCGTCAATAAACGAATCTATTGGTATGCATGTATCAATGGGCCCCAACAAAACCCAACTTTCAGGGGTTATGGGGTACAGGACCTGAAGCGTCAATTTGGGAATTACCATCAACCTATACAAGAAGTACTGGACAGAACCTTAGATTCCGATTTGATCTGGTCCGATATCATAGATATCAAACCGTTAAAGAACTTTGCCTTTGGCAATATCTTGATCATTGGGGATGCCGCACATGCCTGTACCCCCAATATGGGCCAAGGAGCATGCCAAGCCATGGAAGATGTCGCGGTACTCCATCAGGAACTACAAAAGCAACAACCTGTAGGGCAAGCCTTCCTATCTTTTGAAAATCGAAGATTATCCCGGACCAAGTATATCACAGATACTTCAAAATTGATTGGTGATTTTGCTCAATGGGAGAATAAATTCTTAATTTCAGTCCGAAATAACCTCATGAAGATCATGCCCGACAGCATGAACCAAAAAGCTTTGATCAAGCTGTTCAAGGAAGATTTCATGAAATAA
- a CDS encoding NAD(P)-dependent oxidoreductase: MNILIVDDIHEVLLQKLSRAAIAYSYQPDMNRAEAEKAIPDFDGLIIRSKFQVDKEFIDLNPNLKMIGRAGAGMDNIDEAYASSKGIKLIPANEGNRDAVGEHMIGMLLSLMNNLNRGDREVRSGEWNREENRGYELKGKTVALIGYGHNGQAMAKKLSGFDVKVIAYDKYKTGFSDLYASEVSMEEVVRRADILSFHIPLTRETRGMVDDEYLFHFRKPIFFLMGARGGIVKIPAVLKKMDEGKIIAAAFDVLPVEKFPALAEEPWYQDLIQRENVLLSPHVAGWTFESYYKLSEVLADKVIAYEYQ; encoded by the coding sequence ATGAATATTTTAATAGTCGACGATATCCATGAAGTTCTGTTGCAGAAACTAAGTCGCGCTGCAATTGCCTATTCTTACCAACCTGATATGAACAGAGCGGAAGCGGAAAAAGCTATCCCTGATTTTGATGGCCTTATCATCCGTTCGAAATTCCAAGTGGACAAAGAATTTATTGACCTCAACCCCAACCTCAAGATGATCGGTAGAGCCGGAGCGGGAATGGACAATATTGATGAAGCTTACGCTAGCAGCAAGGGTATCAAATTGATCCCTGCCAATGAAGGAAACCGCGATGCAGTAGGCGAACACATGATCGGAATGCTCTTGAGCTTGATGAACAACCTGAACCGTGGAGATCGGGAGGTTCGATCTGGCGAATGGAATAGAGAAGAAAACAGAGGCTATGAGCTGAAAGGAAAGACCGTGGCGCTCATCGGATATGGCCATAATGGTCAAGCCATGGCAAAGAAACTATCTGGATTTGATGTAAAAGTCATTGCTTATGACAAGTATAAAACTGGTTTTTCTGACCTATATGCCAGCGAGGTCTCGATGGAAGAAGTCGTACGCAGAGCCGATATATTAAGTTTCCATATTCCTTTAACACGTGAGACCCGAGGTATGGTGGATGACGAATACCTATTCCATTTCAGGAAACCTATCTTCTTTTTGATGGGTGCTCGCGGGGGAATCGTTAAAATCCCCGCAGTATTGAAGAAAATGGACGAAGGCAAAATTATTGCCGCGGCATTTGATGTGCTGCCCGTTGAGAAATTCCCTGCTTTGGCCGAAGAGCCTTGGTATCAGGACCTGATCCAAAGGGAAAATGTACTATTGAGCCCACATGTTGCCGGTTGGACATTCGAAAGTTATTATAAGCTATCCGAAGTATTAGCTGATAAGGTTATTGCTTACGAGTATCAATAG
- the acs gene encoding acetate--CoA ligase, translated as MNFQLKSFEEYQEAYKRSVEEPEAFWSDVADHFFWKRKWNNVLNWNFKDPDIKWFEGAKLNITENCLDRHIYKLGDQPAIIWEPNDPNEAHRILTYKQLLQKVEQFANVLKNNNIRKGDRVCIYLPMVPELVIAVLACARIGAIHNVVFGGFSARSIADRINDADCKLVITSDGGFRGQKILELKSIVDDALMQCDSVEKVIVLTRTRTPVSMIKGRDVWWEDEIKKVETQGNPACPAEEMDAEDTLLILYTSGSTGKPKGVVHTTAGYMVYTGYTFANTFQYQPGEVYFCTADIGWITGHSYIVYGPLSQGATSLMFEGIPTYPNASRFWDIVDKYKVNILYTAPTAIRSLMAFGDEFLEGKDLSSLRVLGTVGEPINEEAWNWYHDKVGHGKCPIVDTWWQTENGGHLITPIAGITKEIPGYAMLPLPGVQPCLMDENGEEIQGNDVTGNLCIKFPWPGMLRTTWGDHERCRQTYFSTYQDMYFTGDGCYRSPEGYYRITGRVDDVLNVSGHRIGTAEVENAINMHSDVVESAIVGYPHPVKGQGIYAYVIANHHIDAEKTRQDILQTVTRIIGAIAKPDIIQFVTDLPKTRSGKIMRRILRKIAEGELNNLGDTSTLQDPNVVEAIIEGSKEMKK; from the coding sequence ATGAATTTTCAGCTTAAATCTTTTGAGGAGTATCAAGAAGCTTACAAAAGGAGTGTAGAAGAACCCGAAGCATTTTGGAGTGATGTGGCAGACCATTTCTTTTGGAAAAGAAAATGGAACAATGTGTTGAACTGGAACTTTAAAGATCCAGACATCAAGTGGTTTGAAGGCGCGAAACTTAATATTACAGAGAACTGTTTAGATCGTCATATCTATAAATTAGGAGATCAACCTGCCATTATCTGGGAACCTAACGATCCCAATGAGGCACACCGTATCCTGACCTATAAGCAATTGTTGCAAAAAGTTGAGCAGTTTGCGAATGTCCTAAAGAACAATAATATCCGCAAAGGCGACAGGGTATGTATCTATTTACCGATGGTACCTGAATTGGTCATTGCTGTCTTGGCATGTGCTCGTATCGGCGCGATCCACAATGTGGTATTCGGCGGTTTCTCTGCACGCTCTATCGCAGATCGTATCAACGATGCAGACTGTAAATTGGTCATTACCTCTGACGGTGGTTTCCGTGGCCAAAAAATATTGGAACTTAAATCTATTGTGGATGATGCCTTGATGCAATGTGATTCTGTAGAAAAAGTAATCGTTTTGACCCGTACCCGTACTCCAGTCTCCATGATCAAGGGTCGTGATGTATGGTGGGAAGATGAGATCAAGAAAGTGGAAACCCAAGGTAATCCTGCATGTCCTGCTGAAGAGATGGACGCTGAAGATACTTTGTTAATCCTTTACACTTCCGGATCAACCGGTAAACCGAAAGGCGTGGTTCATACCACAGCTGGATACATGGTTTACACAGGATACACCTTTGCAAACACCTTCCAATATCAACCGGGCGAAGTTTACTTCTGTACAGCTGATATCGGTTGGATTACCGGACACAGCTATATCGTCTATGGACCTCTTTCTCAAGGTGCTACCTCATTGATGTTTGAAGGAATCCCGACCTACCCGAATGCAAGTAGATTCTGGGATATCGTCGATAAATATAAAGTGAACATCTTATATACCGCTCCTACAGCTATCCGTTCCTTGATGGCCTTTGGCGATGAGTTCCTAGAAGGAAAAGATCTTTCTTCACTACGTGTTTTAGGAACTGTTGGTGAGCCGATCAATGAAGAAGCATGGAACTGGTACCACGATAAAGTCGGACATGGCAAATGTCCAATCGTAGATACCTGGTGGCAAACTGAAAACGGAGGACACCTCATTACCCCGATTGCAGGCATCACGAAAGAGATCCCTGGCTATGCGATGTTGCCACTACCGGGAGTTCAACCATGCTTAATGGATGAAAACGGTGAAGAAATCCAAGGCAACGATGTGACGGGCAACCTATGTATCAAGTTCCCTTGGCCAGGCATGTTGCGTACGACTTGGGGCGATCATGAGCGTTGTAGACAAACCTATTTCTCTACTTACCAAGATATGTACTTCACTGGCGATGGTTGTTACCGCAGTCCTGAAGGCTACTACCGTATCACCGGTCGTGTGGATGATGTATTGAACGTATCCGGACACCGTATAGGCACCGCTGAGGTTGAAAATGCAATCAATATGCACTCGGATGTTGTGGAGTCAGCAATCGTAGGTTACCCTCACCCTGTTAAAGGGCAAGGTATCTATGCATACGTCATTGCCAACCACCATATCGACGCCGAAAAAACAAGACAAGATATCCTGCAAACGGTGACCCGTATTATTGGAGCCATTGCAAAACCAGATATTATCCAATTCGTTACGGACCTTCCTAAAACTAGGTCTGGAAAAATCATGCGTAGGATCCTACGTAAGATTGCCGAAGGCGAATTAAATAATCTAGGCGATACTTCAACCCTCCAAGATCCAAACGTAGTGGAAGCTATCATTGAAGGTTCTAAGGAAATGAAGAAATAA
- the rsmA gene encoding 16S rRNA (adenine(1518)-N(6)/adenine(1519)-N(6))-dimethyltransferase RsmA yields MGSVRAKKHLGQHFLNDKNAAQRIVDALTPSLGFNQVLEVGPGMGVLSDFLLQNESYETFLIDVDDESIEYLADKYPELGNRLIHGDFLNLDFSQYFGEKMAVIGNFPYNISSQILFKVLEERNRVVEMVGMFQKEVAERCVAKPGNKEYGILSVFLQAYYDVSYLFTVKAGAFNPPPKVLSGVMRMVRNNRVTLDCDEKLFWRVVKAGFNQRRKTLRNALSAVVPKDRMSDNPLYELRAERLSVQDFETLTNEISKSL; encoded by the coding sequence ATGGGTTCAGTACGCGCAAAAAAACATTTAGGTCAGCATTTCCTTAACGACAAAAATGCAGCACAACGGATCGTTGATGCTTTAACTCCTTCTCTTGGCTTCAACCAGGTCTTGGAAGTTGGACCTGGAATGGGCGTTCTCTCCGATTTCCTGCTTCAAAATGAGTCCTATGAAACCTTCTTGATCGATGTCGATGATGAATCCATTGAATATTTAGCAGACAAATACCCTGAACTTGGCAACCGTCTGATCCATGGCGATTTCCTAAACCTGGACTTCAGCCAATATTTTGGTGAAAAGATGGCCGTTATCGGGAACTTTCCCTACAATATTTCTTCCCAAATCCTTTTTAAGGTCTTGGAAGAAAGAAACCGTGTGGTTGAAATGGTAGGTATGTTTCAGAAAGAAGTAGCCGAACGTTGTGTGGCCAAACCTGGAAACAAGGAATACGGAATTCTGAGTGTATTTCTGCAGGCATACTATGATGTTTCTTATCTCTTTACCGTAAAAGCAGGAGCATTCAATCCGCCACCAAAAGTTCTTTCAGGCGTGATGCGCATGGTAAGGAACAATCGCGTGACCTTGGACTGTGATGAGAAATTATTCTGGCGCGTGGTAAAGGCAGGCTTCAACCAAAGACGTAAAACCTTGAGGAATGCCCTGTCAGCTGTAGTCCCTAAAGATAGGATGAGTGACAATCCGCTCTATGAATTAAGGGCAGAACGCCTGTCCGTTCAAGATTTTGAAACCTTGACCAACGAAATTTCAAAAAGTCTCTGA